A section of the Amycolatopsis sp. AA4 genome encodes:
- the alaS gene encoding alanine--tRNA ligase, translating into MDTHEITDRFLRHFESRGHTRVPSAPLILDDPNLLFVNAGMVQFKPYFLGEAPPPYPRATSVQKCVRTPDIDEVGKTTRHNTFFQMAGNFSFGDYFKEGAIENAWELITKSQDDGGFGLDPDRIWATVYEKDSEAAGLWRKLTGLPSDRIQVRDGKDNYWDMGVPGPGGPCSEIYYDRGPAYGREGGPVADEDRYIEIWNLVFMQDVRGDQSPKLGHPPIGELPKKNIDTGMGVERVATILQGVENVYETDLVRPVIGRAEEFSGRRYGANHADDVRFRVIADHARTGVLLIGDGVTPGNDGRGYVLRRLLRRIVRSTRLLGVQEPVLQEFAKVVSQTMGPTYPELISGFDRISEVVRVEEEAFLATLTSGSRIFDLAAAETKKGGGDVLAGDKAFQLHDTYGFPIDLTLEMAAEQGLTVDEAGFRTLMEEQRKRAKADAAARKSGHGDLSEYRKVLEQHGETEFLGYTELQADAKVVGLLEDGLPVRSVAAGRKAELVLDRTPFYAESGGQIADTGVLVGDGVELKVLDVQKIVPGLFVHRVEVTQGEVGIDTRLTGSVDANRRLSIERSHSATHLVHAAVRGAYGKRAAQAGSLNAPGRMRFDFTTPGAVSTDILTEVEQEVNDYLQTDVEVQSYTTTKDKALELGAVALFGEKYGNDVRVVDMGEYSRELCGGTHVGRIGQLGLVKLVSDASVGSGVHRVEALVGPDALKHVRKEQLLVSQLANTFKVPSDELPGRIEDVLSRLKNAEKEIEQLRTQQVLGSAGALADKAQDVSGVSVVAEVVPDVDGNGLRALASDIRGRLGDRPGVVALFAPSGEKVAFVVATTSAARDKGIAAGKLVPSFAEAIGGRGGGKPDMAQGGGSNPAGAEQAVTALRAAVANLGR; encoded by the coding sequence GTGGACACACACGAGATCACTGACCGTTTCCTGCGCCACTTCGAAAGCCGGGGCCACACGCGCGTGCCGAGCGCCCCGCTGATCCTCGACGACCCGAACCTGCTGTTCGTCAACGCGGGCATGGTCCAGTTCAAGCCGTATTTCCTCGGCGAGGCCCCGCCGCCGTACCCGCGCGCGACCTCGGTGCAGAAGTGCGTGCGCACGCCGGACATCGACGAGGTCGGCAAGACCACCCGGCACAACACGTTCTTCCAGATGGCGGGCAACTTCTCGTTCGGCGACTACTTCAAGGAAGGCGCGATCGAGAACGCCTGGGAGCTGATCACCAAGTCCCAGGACGACGGGGGCTTCGGCCTCGACCCGGACCGGATCTGGGCGACCGTCTACGAGAAGGACAGCGAGGCGGCCGGGCTGTGGCGCAAGCTCACCGGCCTGCCCAGCGACCGGATCCAGGTCCGCGACGGCAAGGACAACTACTGGGACATGGGCGTGCCCGGTCCCGGCGGCCCGTGCTCGGAGATCTACTACGACCGCGGCCCCGCGTACGGCCGCGAAGGCGGCCCGGTCGCCGACGAGGACCGCTACATCGAGATCTGGAACCTCGTCTTCATGCAGGACGTCCGCGGCGACCAGAGCCCGAAGCTGGGCCACCCGCCGATCGGCGAGCTGCCGAAGAAGAACATCGACACCGGCATGGGCGTCGAGCGCGTCGCGACGATCCTGCAGGGCGTCGAGAACGTGTACGAGACCGACCTGGTGCGCCCGGTGATCGGCCGCGCCGAGGAGTTCTCCGGCCGCCGCTACGGCGCCAACCACGCCGACGACGTGCGCTTCCGCGTCATCGCCGACCACGCGCGCACCGGCGTGCTGCTGATCGGCGACGGCGTCACCCCGGGCAACGACGGCCGCGGCTACGTGCTGCGCCGCCTGCTGCGCCGCATCGTCCGCTCCACGCGCCTGCTGGGCGTGCAGGAGCCGGTGCTGCAGGAGTTCGCGAAGGTCGTCAGCCAGACCATGGGCCCGACCTATCCCGAGCTGATCAGCGGCTTCGACCGGATCTCCGAGGTCGTGCGCGTCGAGGAGGAAGCGTTCCTCGCCACCCTCACCAGCGGTTCGCGCATCTTCGATCTGGCTGCGGCCGAGACGAAGAAGGGCGGCGGCGACGTGCTCGCCGGCGACAAGGCGTTCCAGCTGCACGACACCTACGGCTTCCCGATCGACCTGACCCTCGAAATGGCGGCCGAACAGGGCCTGACCGTCGACGAGGCGGGCTTCCGCACGCTCATGGAGGAGCAGCGCAAGCGCGCCAAGGCGGACGCGGCGGCGCGCAAGAGCGGCCACGGCGACCTGTCCGAGTACCGCAAGGTCCTGGAGCAGCACGGCGAGACCGAGTTCCTCGGCTACACCGAACTGCAGGCGGACGCGAAGGTCGTCGGCCTGCTCGAAGACGGCCTGCCGGTGCGCAGCGTCGCCGCGGGCCGCAAGGCCGAGCTGGTGCTCGACCGCACCCCGTTCTACGCCGAGAGCGGCGGGCAGATCGCCGACACCGGCGTCCTGGTCGGCGACGGCGTCGAGCTGAAGGTGCTCGACGTGCAGAAGATCGTGCCCGGCCTGTTCGTGCACCGCGTCGAGGTGACCCAGGGCGAGGTCGGCATCGACACCCGGCTCACCGGATCGGTGGACGCGAACCGCCGGCTCTCGATCGAGCGCTCGCACTCGGCGACGCACCTCGTGCACGCGGCGGTCCGCGGCGCGTACGGCAAGCGCGCGGCGCAGGCCGGTTCGCTCAACGCGCCGGGCCGGATGCGGTTCGACTTCACCACGCCGGGCGCGGTGTCGACCGACATCCTCACCGAGGTCGAGCAGGAAGTGAACGACTACCTGCAGACCGACGTCGAGGTGCAGAGCTACACCACGACCAAGGACAAGGCGCTCGAACTGGGCGCGGTCGCGCTGTTCGGCGAGAAGTACGGCAACGACGTCCGCGTCGTCGACATGGGCGAGTACTCGCGCGAGCTGTGCGGCGGCACGCACGTCGGCCGGATCGGCCAGCTGGGCCTGGTCAAGCTGGTGTCGGACGCGTCGGTCGGCTCCGGCGTGCACCGCGTCGAGGCGCTGGTCGGCCCGGACGCGCTGAAGCACGTCCGCAAGGAGCAGCTGCTCGTGTCGCAGCTGGCGAACACGTTCAAGGTGCCGTCGGACGAACTGCCCGGCCGGATCGAGGACGTGCTGTCCCGGCTGAAGAACGCCGAGAAGGAGATCGAGCAGCTGCGCACGCAGCAGGTCCTCGGCTCGGCCGGCGCGCTGGCGGACAAGGCGCAGGACGTCTCCGGCGTCTCGGTGGTCGCCGAGGTCGTGCCGGACGTCGACGGCAACGGCCTGCGCGCGCTCGCCTCCGACATCCGCGGCCGCCTCGGCGACCGCCCCGGCGTGGTCGCGCTGTTCGCGCCTTCGGGGGAGAAGGTGGCCTTCGTGGTCGCCACGACCTCGGCGGCGCGCGACAAGGGCATCGCGGCGGGCAAGCTCGTGCCGTCGTTCGCCGAGGCGATCGGCGGACGCGGCGGCGGCAAGCCGGACATGGCCCAGGGCGGAGGCAGCAACCCGGCGGGCGCGGAGCAGGCCGTGACGGCGCTGCGCGCGGCGGTCGCGAACCTTGGCCGCTAA
- a CDS encoding DUF948 domain-containing protein has product MSAGQIAALIAAGAFVLLVLLLAIPLLKLGRTLDEATIAIRKAHENSDPILIGANETITHVNTQLERVDGITANAQAVSGNVSALSSVFTATLGGPLVKTAALSYGISKALRARRKKQEAKASKAQRPARRGKK; this is encoded by the coding sequence GTGTCGGCAGGGCAGATCGCCGCGCTGATCGCCGCAGGAGCTTTCGTACTGCTGGTCTTGCTGCTGGCGATCCCGCTGCTCAAGCTCGGCCGCACGCTGGACGAGGCGACGATCGCGATCCGCAAGGCGCACGAGAACAGCGACCCGATCCTGATCGGGGCCAACGAGACGATCACGCACGTCAACACGCAGCTCGAGCGGGTCGACGGGATCACCGCGAACGCACAGGCGGTGAGCGGCAACGTGTCCGCGCTCTCGTCGGTGTTCACCGCGACGCTCGGCGGCCCCCTGGTGAAGACCGCCGCGCTGTCGTACGGGATCAGCAAGGCCCTCCGCGCGCGCCGCAAGAAGCAGGAAGCCAAGGCCTCGAAGGCGCAGCGCCCGGCCCGCCGGGGGAAGAAGTGA